ATCTCTTTACAATTTGGTAGAAATGATATTCGAATTCTGGATCACAAAAAAAAGATGGTAGACTATAGCAAtggaaaattggcaaaatggggGCTTACTTGCTTTGGGAATCGTTTGACCTCGAAAATGAGTTGTTTTGGCAGTGGTGACCAACCGAAtatatagataaggtcttaaaaaTGTCCATgcaaatttttggcaaaaatgatcttGGAAATCTGGATCATCAAAAAAGCTTGTCgactataacacatgaaaatttacaaaatagggggtttacatgctttagggctcgtttgaccttgaaaatggagcGTTTTGACCGTGGTGACCAACcgactccatagataaggtcttgacagacgtccatgtaaattttcatcaaaaaagaCGTTGGGATTTTGGATCACTAAAAATCTCATGGACTTATCGCACacgaaaataaacaaattaggGGATTTAAATGCTTTGGGgttcatttgaccttgaaaatggactGTGTTAGATGTGGAGACCAACCAGCTCCATAGATAATGTCTTGAAGAaatccatgtaaatttttggcaaaaataatctcaaaattttggatCACTAAAAAAGATAGTGGACTATAGTGcataaaaatcgataaaatgagGTTCTTACTTACTTTAGGGTCATTTGAGATTTAAAATGGCCCATTTTAGCCGTGGTGACCAATCTACtctatagataaggtcttaacaaacGCCCATGcaattttttggcaaaaatgatctcGGAATTCCGGATCATCAAAAATGatatggactatagcacatgaaaatcatcaaattaggGGTTTTACCTGCTCTAAggatcatttgaccttgaaaatgatcCTTTTTTGGCCGTGGTGACCATCTGgatccatagataaggtcttaacggacattcttataaatttttggcaaaaaattCCGTATAACAAAAAATCctatggactatagcacacaaaaatcgacataatggggggtttacctgctctgggctcgtttgaccttgaaaatgagtcatttttgTGCTGACCAACcagctccatagataaggtttTAATTGACGTTCATgtaaatatttgggaaaaatgaTCTTCGAATTCAAGATCCCCAAAAAaaaatggtggactatagcacacgaaaatcatcaaaattgggggggggggttactTGCCCCGggacttgtttgaccttgaaaatgaccCGTTTTGTCCATAGTGGTGACCAATCGTCTCCATAGATTAGGGCTTAACGAACGTCCATACTGATAAACTAGCTAGCATTAGAGAGGAACCTTCTTGGAGGCTAAGGTTTATATAATCTTTTGTGTTATGATATAGCACTGATTTGGTTCTTGAAGTTGTACAAGTGGTTACCAAATGAATTATAACTACGTGCACATTGATTTGGTTTTTGAAGTTGGAACTTAATGCTTGTGTACTTTATTGAAATATATGTATCTTAAGataaaaatctttatttattattgaacaCAACTATATATATAGCCATGGTACTAATCAAACTACAATCATATTATTATAACTTCATTTTATCGTTGATCCTTGCATTGTGCGAGAATACAACAAAACATATAATGAAGTTATTACATAAAATTAGCTGCCAAAAGACCTTTGGTTGCCGCAATCAAGATTGTCACCAGTACTAACCCCAAGAATTCCGCAATACCTCCTATAAAACCTAATTCGATCTTGTACCCTGTTGTCATTACCACAACCACATTCTAGGCCACCATTGATGATGTTTGTGATAACACCAAATCCAGGAAGATGATTGGCTGATCGATCACCGGCAGATGGGTTCCATCTTCCAATGATGACATCGTGGCAAGAAGGCTTTGGTGATTGAGGGTTCATCCAGAACCAGATAGTTTTCTTGAATGAGATGACTGGGTCTGTGGCTACTAAATAAGAATTGTTTAAAAGGTCCACTCTGATGGCTCTTCCACATTGCCCATAGTTGTAGTTGTTGTTTTGAAATGTCAAAATACACTAATTAGACACTACAAGTTCATCAAATTTTACCATATATAGGACAAATAGATTTATGTAGCTTACTGTGAAATTTGGATTGCGCCTCGTCCGAAATATTTCCTTCCAGGTGCACAAGGCCATTGACCACTTGGTATGCCTTTTCAGTTGTGATTACAGGGACATATGGTACCACGTTTTCCGTAATGTCTACATTGATGGCTCCACGAAACCACAAGGAAGTGGTCAACGATGATATGATTtgcaacttttttctttttatgcaaatgttttgaaaaattttactTGAATTTCATTTTTGCAAAATAGAAGGATTGGCAATAATctcaattaaattttacttaGCATTATTTTTGCACATATTGTAAAAATATCATACGAATGTTGTACACACAAttcttaataatttatttatttcaatgacACGTTAGGCCCGTGCAATGCACGGGCATCATCCTTCTAGTATTAGTATAAACAAGAGTTTTGTATTGTGTTATTGGTACACCCTTGTTCCATCTTCCtctaatattttttagataatttGGGTTGATAGAATTTTTTGGATCTCAAGAAGTCAACATATGGATTCATACTTAAAAGTAAGTTATTTCTTTTCTTGGTGTTTTGAAGTTAtttacactttgtttggatcattgttacccaCTATTTCATAAtctattgtattatattgtacTATATTGTATGGTAGAGACACAATGTTTGGCTAGActgtattatttgttgttgtttaataacattttaattgtttggtttgatcgtatcgtattgtattgtaatttataaatttactaaaatatcctaaTTATTCTATTGTATGAGGTTTGACTAGattcaaataattaagataaagtgtaaaatagtattttgaaatattatgtaagtatataattgaaaaaagaaattaagtaacaatagGAACACAACAAATTGGTTGTTTCATAAATTATGGGTTTTCATTGTTACATAACTAGGACTGTGCAAAAACCGAACCGACCAATAAACCAAACCGataaaatgttattgggtttttaatgggtttagaaaaaataattattgggttattgggtcggTTTCAATTTTTcctattgggttattggttaaaccgataacccaataagacgatagttatttactactttacccttcctcaatattaaatatacataatttaataaataaatagattcaatattagcttttcaggctatgtgattttttgattaggaaattggtgagaactttgttgattatGTGGTGGATCAAGCAACTGTTCAAGCTTGTCTcgttgaaatattttattttagttttaattctagttCGTATTGTAGGCGATAGCTTTTGCAAGTTTGTGaatgttagtaatttgatcaacattcaaagttttctattatgttttggcGGTAAGTTGGTAACATGTAAATATAACATAcgtactattatatattatttgatcgacATTTTTTTATTGGCTTAACCGTAACAGAACCGATAACATCAAAATCGATAAACcgataaaaaaattcttattggtTTGTTATTGGGTTAGCATATTTTAAAACCGAAAATCGATAAACCGAACCGATTATATGTAAAACTGAACCGAACCGACCGATGCACATCCCTATACGTAACaatgaaatttaacaatacaatacaattcaTTTTGAGTAACAATCGAAATAAACATTGTAGGtataataacaatacaatacaatacaatagataacaatgatccaaatatAGTGTTAGTTTTATTTCTCTCCTGTTTCTTAATGTTAATCCTTTGGTTTTCCTTACTTTGTTTCATATGCTTAGATGAATTTTGTTGGACCCGTCTCAAGTTAAGCAAAACACAAagtcatgaatttttattttataaacattaattaatttttttttgccttctaaattaattatttttacatacatactagtttttttaaaaaaatgacgcCTTAAGCTTTTTTCTCAATATGTAACTATAGTGGATTTCCCTTAGTAAGACCTTTGAGAAACACTTATGAGAAATGCTgggaaataatgaaattttgaagatttGTTTTAAATTACTCAAACCACATCaacccattttctttttttaattagagaAAATTGTTCCTGTCTTAAAAGACTATTTTGCGACAAAAGTTTAATTATAAGGATCATAAGTTTAATGTAGAGTGTTAAATCTTTCTATTTCGACTCTTTCTATGACACTAATCCCCCCAACCCCACccccaattcaaattatttcaaaattttgctcTCCTTTAACCCTAATATGAGTTTCACTAGTCTTCTTATTTGCTTGTTAGGTcgtatttctttttgtttcatgAGGTGTTTTTTTCTGCTttgatataacatttttttccaGTTTGATTCAATCATTCATAATGCCTTGTCGTGTCAGTGTTAATAATCATGTAATGTTTATGATTGATAATCAGTTGTGCCGGTAAAAACAAGTTTCTCAAAGAAGTTACGGAGGAAGAAACTTCATCACATGATTGATAATATCTCTCTCGCTATGTTAGAGCATAAGAGTTGATATTAGCAATAATTTTCCTAATCACTCTCCTCCATCCGTCCGTCAAAACAATGGAAACAATGTTAAATGACATTATCTCTTGATTAATCAtaagtttaatattttcaaaatttcatcaatttattcaAGATGTGAATGGTTTTCAAACAGTGGACGTATTATAAATGAAGCTAAATTTCCCTATATTTTGGAATATGAACAtattaagaaatgaaaataagttAGAGAGACTCTCAAGATTTTTGGTGATGAATATACTAAGCTTTTgcgagaaaagaaagaaagaaaaaacaaggtAGACACATCAAAATAGAGGTTGCAATGATTTTGAGAAAAGAAGGAAACTAGTTAAATTCTCAGTGGTCCTTTGTCCATGTACCTTGAGTTGAAATTGGTGATCAATTTTGGTTCaaggtagaacttgatatggtcggactacatcacAAAATTTTTAGGGGCATTGAATATGCGCATATTAATAGAAAAGATGTTTCAACTTAAATTGTTGATTTTGGTGTATACGAGAATAAGACTATATCTTCTCAAAAGTTCATTTATGAAGATAATTCTAGAGTATCTGTTAATGCGAGAGTGGTAATCAGAAGCTTAAAAGGGATACTCTTCCTTGATGAACTCAATGGATTTGGGATATTTAGTAATGGTCATTTCTTGCCGTCAAAGAATTAATGGTGAAAAGACCGATTACATTTACTTTGGGTTGGACGTTGTAACTAAGTGTTGGAGACAAAGAGGTCTAATTGTAAAATATATGTTCATGTTCGAACATTAGAGGTATCTTGGCCAACCATAACTAACTCAGTTATTCAATGTCAATCATATTTGTGAAAATTATTTCAAGGCACCAAAATCTACTATGCACACAAAGTTTGTTATGGAGTATGATGTCTCGAAAGGGAAGCAAAATATATCAATCCTCTCTATCGATGCAATGGATGATGGAGACCCCCCACCTTTCACATACATTACTAACATGAAGTATCCTGATTTGTATTATATCATTAGGCCTCAAGGTTTCTGTTGCACAAGAATATGCTCGAATATTGAACAGTGGTCTTGTGCTTCTAAGAACGGAGGCGAGTTTCCATTCAACCCAA
The sequence above is a segment of the Solanum lycopersicum chromosome 10, SLM_r2.1 genome. Coding sequences within it:
- the LOC138338944 gene encoding endochitinase A-like, whose product is MALCTWKEIFRTRRNPNFTCILTFQNNNYNYGQCGRAIRVDLLNNSYLVATDPVISFKKTIWFWMNPQSPKPSCHDVIIGRWNPSAGDRSANHLPGFGVITNIINGGLECGCGNDNRVQDRIRFYRRYCGILGVSTGDNLDCGNQRSFGS